From Ndongobacter massiliensis:
TGCGACATCAAGGAAGAGGTCCATACCTTCTTTGATCTGTTTTATCACAGTGATCTCAATGAAGAGCAAATGGACCGTCTTCTTAAGGGAACTTTATAAAGAAACGAGGAACGCCTGATCCTGCGGGCGTTCCTTTTTTCTTGAATTTCATTACCCGTCGTACTATATTGAACGCGTAATGCAAGCAGGATTCGAATGAAAATCAGGAGGAAGGCAATGACCGCTGCACTGATTATCGCTACCGGAAGAACCGAAGACAAAGACCGCTTTTCACCGGAGAGACAAATCGGAAATATTTCCGCCATTGAACGCATGGCTTTGCTGTTCCGGGTCGCGGGTATTTCGCGCATTGTCGTCGTTGGCGATGAAGAAAAGCTGCCGCAGAAATTTGCCTCTTCGATGAATTTGATTTTTCTGACCGTTCCCAGAGGTGTGGAAATGTTCGACAGCATCAAGGAAGGGCTTCGTTATTTACAGGGCAAGTGCACGAATGTCCTGCTTTCCTACGTCGATGTGCCGATGACTTCTTTAGAAACGGTCAAAGCCTTATTGGCAGCACGTGGGACCTGTGTCCCCTCCTACCGCGGACGTTGCGGTCATCCCATTCGCCTGAAGGAAGCCTGTTTTGAAGAAATTCTTTCGTACCATGGTCCGAACGGATTGAAAGGCGCGATGGACGCAGCCGGCATAAAACGGCAAATCATTGACGTCGATGATGCGGGGATTTTGACAGATACCCGATCCGGGGTGTCGTATGAGGCGCTGGCGGCGGAACACGAGCTGTCGAAACTGCGAGCCTCCTTCAGAATGCGAATCAGCCGAGAAAAATGGTTCTACGGGCCCGGCGCCCATCAACTGTTGCAGTTGATCGACGAGTCCGGTTCCCTTTCGAGTGCCTGTGAATATATGGGGATGTCCTACACCAAGGGGCGCAAAATCATCGCCCTCATGGAGCAGCAGCTCGGTGTGCCCGTATTGGAGACACAGCAAGGCGGAAAGACCGGTGGCGGATCGCGCTTGACAAAAGCCGCAAAAGAAGTCATGCGCCGCTATGATGCCTTTATTTCGGAAGCCGAACCTGCGCTGCAAAAAATCTTTCACAAGCACTTTGATGACTTGATGCCATAAAGGTTGCAGAAAAACGATGTTATTCTCCATTGAACTTGCGGCGCAAAAAAAGGGGCCAAAGGACCCCTTTTTCTTTGAAGCTGTTTCCATCCCTTACTTCGCCACGTCGGTGGCACGGGTTTCGCGAATCAGGTTGATTTTGATTTGACCCGGATATTCGAGCTCATCTTCGACTTTCTTCGCAATTTCATGGACCATGACGACCATCTGATCTTCGCTGACGCGATCCGGCTTCACCATAATGCGGATTTCACGTCCCGCCTGAATGGCGTAGGATTGCTCCACGCCGTCAAACGAGTTGGCAATTTGTTCAAGATCCTGCAGACGCTTGACGTAATTCTCCATGGATTCGCGTCGTGCGCCCGGGCGTGCCGCCGAAATTGCATCGGACGACTGGACCAGCAGCGCTTCGATCGTCGTCGGATCCGTATCGTTATGATGCGATTCGATACAATGAATCACTTCCCACGTTTCCTTGAACTTCTTGGCCGCTTTTACACCCAGTTCCACATGAGAACCTTCCACCTCGTGGTCGATCGCTTTGCCAATGTCATGCAATAATCCGCCGCGCTTTGCGACGCGGATATTGGCGCCGACTTCCTCGGCAAGCATGGCACAAATCTGTGCAACCTCAATGGAGTGCTCCAGCGCGTTCTGTCCGTACGATGTGCGATACTTGAGCTTGCCAAGCAGTTTGACCAGCTCCGGATGCATCGTCCGTATACCGACTTTCTCCAAGGCCATCTCCCCCGCTTCGCGAATGGAAGTATCGACTTCCTCCTCTGCCTTTTGGTAGAGTTCCTCGATGCGTGTGGGGTGAATGCGCCCGTCGATGATCAGCTTTTCCAGTGCGACACGCGCTTTTTCCCGTCGAACCGGGTCAAAGCATGAAATAACGACTGCCTGCGGCGTGTCATCAATAATCAAATCGACGCCGGTTAACAGCTCAAACGTGCGGATATTGCGTCCCTCGCGTCCGATGATGCGTCCTTTCATTTCATCGCCGGGCAATGTCACGACCGAAACGGTAGACTCCGCCACATAATCGGAGCTGTAGCGTTGAATCGTGCGCGTGACAATTTCCCTCGCAATTACATTGGACTGTTCACGCATCTGTTCTTCAAA
This genomic window contains:
- a CDS encoding NTP transferase domain-containing protein — protein: MTAALIIATGRTEDKDRFSPERQIGNISAIERMALLFRVAGISRIVVVGDEEKLPQKFASSMNLIFLTVPRGVEMFDSIKEGLRYLQGKCTNVLLSYVDVPMTSLETVKALLAARGTCVPSYRGRCGHPIRLKEACFEEILSYHGPNGLKGAMDAAGIKRQIIDVDDAGILTDTRSGVSYEALAAEHELSKLRASFRMRISREKWFYGPGAHQLLQLIDESGSLSSACEYMGMSYTKGRKIIALMEQQLGVPVLETQQGGKTGGGSRLTKAAKEVMRRYDAFISEAEPALQKIFHKHFDDLMP
- the rny gene encoding ribonuclease Y, with protein sequence MPTDMILYLALPAVLVIGFLGGNAYRKKKNAQRIGSAEEIAQKILDDANREAETKKRESLVEAKDQMHRLREEQERSNQKRLDEIQDLERRVLAKEENIDKKADQLDRKNEQVTKNLKKMADKERQIDSLIEEQQQELLRVSAMTREEAQERILDQVRKDTVHDQAAILRAFEEQMREQSNVIAREIVTRTIQRYSSDYVAESTVSVVTLPGDEMKGRIIGREGRNIRTFELLTGVDLIIDDTPQAVVISCFDPVRREKARVALEKLIIDGRIHPTRIEELYQKAEEEVDTSIREAGEMALEKVGIRTMHPELVKLLGKLKYRTSYGQNALEHSIEVAQICAMLAEEVGANIRVAKRGGLLHDIGKAIDHEVEGSHVELGVKAAKKFKETWEVIHCIESHHNDTDPTTIEALLVQSSDAISAARPGARRESMENYVKRLQDLEQIANSFDGVEQSYAIQAGREIRIMVKPDRVSEDQMVVMVHEIAKKVEDELEYPGQIKINLIRETRATDVAK